The proteins below come from a single candidate division WOR-3 bacterium genomic window:
- the plsY gene encoding glycerol-3-phosphate 1-O-acyltransferase PlsY, whose amino-acid sequence MPNDRLDLIVHPIPTLIFFLVGFIIGSIPFGYLISKLEGIDIRHYGSKNIGFTNVYRILGPKYAVPVLVLDMLKGFLPTFLSKPFNNLAVVIGLGTILGHTFTPWLYFRGGKGVATTIGVALALIPEVLLAGILIYSLVLIFFRYVSLASIIFGISLPILVLFFNPGNKLLLTTSTIIGILIIIRHYTNILRLINRVEPKFDYTKFFKKK is encoded by the coding sequence TTGCCGAACGATAGATTAGACTTAATTGTGCATCCCATTCCAACTTTGATATTTTTTTTAGTAGGTTTTATAATAGGCAGTATTCCTTTTGGCTATCTTATTTCAAAGTTAGAAGGAATTGATATTAGGCATTACGGAAGTAAGAATATTGGTTTTACTAATGTTTATCGGATTTTAGGCCCGAAATACGCTGTGCCAGTTTTAGTTTTAGATATGCTAAAAGGGTTTTTACCGACGTTTCTATCAAAGCCTTTTAATAACCTGGCCGTTGTTATAGGTTTGGGTACAATTTTGGGTCATACTTTTACTCCCTGGCTGTATTTTCGTGGTGGCAAAGGCGTTGCGACTACAATCGGTGTTGCCTTGGCATTAATTCCCGAAGTGCTGTTAGCAGGGATTTTAATATATAGTTTAGTTCTAATATTTTTTCGCTATGTTTCGTTGGCATCGATAATTTTTGGTATCAGTTTGCCAATATTAGTACTATTTTTTAATCCCGGAAACAAATTATTATTAACAACAAGCACAATCATTGGGATATTAATAATTATTCGTCACTACACGAATATTTTGCGACTCATAAATCGAGTTGAACCTAAATTTGATTATACAAAATTTTTTAAGAAAAAATAA
- a CDS encoding acyl-CoA dehydratase activase, which translates to MLKAYLGIDVGSISTKGVLIDENREVIRSSYLRTLGRPIEAIKKLVAELFNENKNIEIKGVGTTGSARRLAGVIVGADVIKNEIITHAVAASHFYPEARTIIEIGGQDSKIILLKDGVPIDFAMNTVCAAGTGSFLEHQATRLGIPIEEFGTYALKATSGATIAGRCTVFAESDMIHKAQLGISVEEIIRGLCDAIVRNYLSTVAKGKPIEPLVLFQGGVAANIGVKAAFERALRMQVIVPRYFLVMGAIGAAFLAQDYVQKNLSTKFVGPALLDINFQTKTFECHDCANFCEVVETYKNSQIIDRYGDRCGKWSEINP; encoded by the coding sequence ATGCTAAAAGCCTATTTGGGAATCGATGTTGGTTCAATATCAACCAAAGGTGTGTTAATTGATGAGAACCGCGAGGTAATTAGATCAAGTTATTTACGCACTCTGGGTCGGCCAATTGAGGCCATTAAAAAACTTGTCGCGGAACTCTTCAATGAAAACAAAAATATTGAAATAAAAGGAGTGGGAACAACTGGTTCGGCTCGCCGGTTGGCTGGAGTAATCGTTGGTGCCGATGTGATTAAAAATGAAATTATTACTCACGCCGTAGCCGCTTCTCATTTCTATCCTGAAGCAAGAACAATTATCGAAATTGGTGGTCAAGACTCAAAAATCATTTTACTAAAGGACGGCGTTCCTATTGATTTTGCCATGAACACCGTTTGCGCTGCTGGAACTGGTTCCTTTTTAGAACACCAAGCAACTCGATTAGGAATTCCAATCGAAGAATTTGGAACTTATGCCTTAAAAGCAACATCAGGTGCAACGATTGCCGGAAGATGTACCGTATTTGCTGAAAGCGATATGATTCATAAGGCACAGCTTGGTATTTCCGTTGAAGAAATCATTCGGGGATTATGCGATGCAATTGTAAGAAACTATTTAAGTACTGTAGCCAAGGGAAAACCCATTGAACCGCTAGTTTTATTCCAGGGCGGAGTCGCCGCTAATATTGGGGTAAAAGCAGCTTTTGAACGAGCGTTAAGGATGCAAGTTATCGTCCCTCGATATTTTCTAGTTATGGGTGCAATCGGCGCCGCCTTTCTAGCTCAAGATTATGTTCAAAAAAATCTATCAACTAAATTTGTTGGTCCTGCGCTTCTGGATATTAATTTTCAAACTAAGACATTTGAATGTCACGATTGCGCTAATTTCTGCGAAGTCGTTGAAACTTACAAGAATTCTCAAATAATTGATCGGTATGGTGATCGATGCGGTAAGTGGTCAGAAATAAATCCTTAA
- a CDS encoding acyl-CoA dehydratase activase-related protein has product MTIGIPRALLYYRYGEFWVHFFKKLDVDIVVSPPTNKKILDQGLKYISSEICLPVKIICGHLDWLKNKVTHVFLPRFVELNGGLYTCPKMIGIVDIARLRFAGQFQLIAPKIKNNFYWAHFWLGLRFTKNPLKVKWALKEASTYLKHTQPPPPNGKPKILLLSHFYNIYDDYISRTIINTFKNQGFTIITKEHLDNKLLTSTKGFAKNIRWVYERELYNAFYYLLPHAQGVCNIISFGCGPDSLISEIMLKEAQARTKPFMQLIIDEHTSPTGLVTRIEAFCEIIKKQCLNIAPITN; this is encoded by the coding sequence ATGACGATTGGTATCCCGCGAGCCCTTTTGTATTATCGGTATGGCGAATTCTGGGTGCATTTTTTTAAAAAATTAGATGTTGATATTGTAGTTTCGCCGCCAACTAATAAGAAAATTCTCGATCAAGGGTTAAAGTATATTTCCAGTGAAATCTGCTTACCGGTAAAAATTATCTGCGGCCATCTTGATTGGTTAAAGAATAAAGTAACCCATGTGTTTTTACCGCGATTTGTTGAACTTAACGGCGGTCTTTATACCTGTCCGAAAATGATTGGTATCGTCGATATCGCTCGATTGCGCTTTGCCGGACAATTTCAACTAATTGCACCAAAAATCAAAAATAATTTTTATTGGGCACACTTTTGGCTCGGCCTACGGTTCACAAAAAATCCTTTAAAAGTTAAGTGGGCCTTAAAAGAAGCTTCAACCTATCTTAAGCATACACAACCCCCACCCCCTAATGGCAAACCGAAAATTTTATTATTAAGTCATTTCTACAATATTTATGATGATTATATTAGTCGAACGATAATTAACACCTTTAAAAATCAAGGTTTTACAATTATTACTAAAGAACACTTAGATAATAAACTATTAACTAGCACTAAGGGTTTTGCAAAAAATATTCGTTGGGTATATGAACGGGAATTATATAACGCGTTTTATTATCTATTGCCGCATGCCCAGGGGGTTTGTAATATTATCTCATTTGGCTGTGGACCGGATTCCTTAATCAGTGAAATTATGCTGAAAGAAGCCCAAGCTCGGACTAAACCATTTATGCAGTTAATTATCGATGAACACACTTCCCCAACTGGACTTGTAACGCGCATCGAGGCTTTTTGCGAGATAATCAAAAAACAATGTCTCAATATAGCACCGATTACGAACTAA
- a CDS encoding 2-hydroxyacyl-CoA dehydratase, whose protein sequence is MKVAFPYLGYDTIALKKFVEMLGAEVCLGSPLTARTLSLGAKYSPELICLPFKITLGSFVEALEAGADTLLMAAGARKCRFGYYHYLQEDILKKISNHHQFYAISQYTPYEFFFKKIPKIFGVSPRRVIYATWLLLHHSALIDYYRKLIRLARAIDFTSAQKKESEALRIIENVSNLSAIRKAKNKLKELFQPLFKFKKRIIKIGLVGEIYLMLEPFANHDIEKELGKMGVVVIGRRSLYRHLKHLLHIDTSELKIIIDAYKYLKDSPGGEAIKTVGEAHGFCKTGIDGIIHIYPFTCMPENIAYEALEKMAHDYAIPLLSISIDEHTSKTGLLTRLEAFVELIKRKNL, encoded by the coding sequence ATGAAAGTAGCTTTCCCCTATTTAGGTTATGATACAATTGCCCTGAAAAAATTTGTAGAAATGTTAGGTGCAGAGGTCTGCCTGGGTTCACCGCTTACTGCTCGAACTTTAAGTCTTGGAGCTAAATATTCGCCTGAACTTATTTGTTTACCGTTCAAAATTACATTAGGAAGCTTTGTCGAAGCTCTTGAAGCTGGTGCTGATACTCTATTGATGGCAGCTGGGGCTCGGAAGTGCCGTTTTGGTTATTATCACTATCTGCAAGAGGATATTTTAAAAAAAATTAGTAATCACCATCAATTTTACGCAATTAGTCAATATACACCATATGAATTTTTCTTTAAGAAAATACCGAAAATTTTTGGAGTATCACCAAGAAGAGTAATTTATGCTACATGGTTACTTCTCCACCACAGCGCTTTAATTGATTATTATCGAAAACTGATTCGATTAGCTCGTGCCATTGATTTTACCAGTGCCCAAAAAAAAGAATCTGAGGCCTTGCGGATAATCGAAAATGTCTCAAACTTATCAGCAATTCGAAAGGCGAAAAACAAACTAAAAGAACTTTTTCAGCCACTTTTCAAATTCAAAAAAAGAATAATAAAAATTGGATTAGTCGGTGAAATCTATCTAATGCTTGAACCATTTGCTAATCACGACATCGAAAAAGAACTAGGTAAAATGGGCGTAGTAGTGATCGGCCGACGAAGTCTTTATCGACATCTTAAGCATTTATTACACATTGATACTTCAGAACTTAAAATCATTATCGATGCCTATAAGTATTTAAAAGACTCCCCGGGAGGTGAGGCCATTAAAACGGTAGGCGAAGCCCATGGTTTTTGCAAAACGGGTATTGATGGAATTATCCATATTTATCCTTTCACTTGCATGCCAGAAAATATCGCTTATGAAGCTTTAGAAAAAATGGCACACGATTACGCAATACCGCTTCTTTCAATATCTATTGATGAACACACCTCGAAAACTGGTTTACTTACCAGACTTGAAGCATTTGTTGAACTAATAAAAAGAAAAAATCTTTAA
- a CDS encoding class II aldolase/adducin family protein produces the protein MKNEQLNQIKQEIIKLAKFIYTGKYVVATDGNISVRIDSQTMLITKKNVCKGEIGLKDVILVSLKSYQRYFSKLTPQPSSEYQMHQEIYKNRDDIKVVIHAHPLYATLIGITGIKLKVNLLAEIEKFIGPVGIVGYYEPGSVQLADAVARKARECNSIILKRHGVVVMGIDALETRYRLERLERFAEILFLYNLATNSK, from the coding sequence ATGAAAAACGAACAGCTTAATCAAATAAAACAAGAAATCATAAAATTGGCGAAGTTTATTTATACCGGTAAATACGTTGTAGCCACTGATGGTAATATCAGCGTACGAATAGATTCCCAAACGATGTTAATTACAAAAAAAAATGTATGTAAAGGAGAAATTGGATTAAAAGACGTAATATTGGTTTCATTAAAATCTTATCAAAGATATTTTAGTAAATTAACACCGCAACCTTCTAGTGAATATCAAATGCACCAGGAGATATATAAAAATCGCGATGATATTAAAGTTGTTATTCACGCTCATCCTTTATATGCGACATTAATCGGAATCACTGGTATTAAGTTAAAGGTCAATTTATTAGCTGAAATTGAAAAATTCATAGGGCCCGTCGGTATTGTTGGATATTATGAACCAGGCAGTGTTCAATTAGCAGATGCCGTTGCAAGAAAAGCCCGGGAATGTAACTCCATAATTCTTAAACGCCACGGAGTAGTGGTTATGGGGATAGATGCTTTGGAGACCCGATATCGACTAGAACGGTTAGAACGGTTTGCTGAAATTTTGTTTTTATACAATCTGGCAACTAACTCCAAGTAA
- a CDS encoding PilT/PilU family type 4a pilus ATPase — protein MTVQVTPAVETFFEQLLEECIRRNASDLHLTVGLPPVFRIDGVLRPMENAPVLEPTITEQIKDITVESAPQIRHLITEDGGADFSLSFRDLARFRVAIYRQKGYYGLALRLIPNKILPFEEIGFLPHQIPRIKNLLDRPHGLILVTGPTGSGKTTTQATFVDYILESPRHVLTIEDPIEFVHSHKKGIITQREVGVDVPSFREAIMKGLRSNPNVILVAEIRDIATAEATIWAAESGHLVIGTLHTTNASETVTRFIDIFPPEIRDQIRVQFSISLLAIFAQRLVPRATGRGRIAVFEIMIATPAVRNLIRERKVEHLPSAIQSAISEGSCTFDMALAEHYRSGLITFETALANAFDPRALREMVEMGIKSRFAER, from the coding sequence ATGACGGTCCAGGTTACGCCAGCAGTCGAAACTTTTTTCGAACAGCTTCTTGAGGAATGTATTAGAAGGAACGCCTCGGATTTGCATTTGACGGTTGGGCTACCGCCGGTCTTTAGAATCGACGGTGTTTTGCGGCCGATGGAAAATGCTCCGGTTTTAGAGCCGACAATTACCGAACAGATAAAAGATATTACGGTGGAAAGCGCTCCCCAGATAAGACATTTGATTACCGAAGACGGTGGTGCTGATTTTAGTTTAAGTTTTCGAGATTTAGCCCGGTTTCGTGTGGCAATTTATCGTCAGAAAGGATATTATGGATTGGCCCTACGATTGATACCTAATAAAATATTACCCTTTGAAGAAATTGGATTTTTGCCGCATCAAATTCCTCGTATCAAGAATTTACTAGACCGCCCGCATGGATTAATTCTGGTTACTGGACCGACTGGTTCTGGTAAGACAACAACCCAGGCAACTTTTGTTGATTATATTCTAGAAAGTCCCCGGCATGTATTAACTATTGAGGATCCAATTGAATTTGTTCATAGTCATAAAAAGGGTATAATTACGCAACGAGAAGTTGGAGTTGATGTACCGTCATTCCGAGAAGCCATAATGAAAGGGCTACGGTCTAATCCCAATGTGATATTAGTAGCCGAAATCCGAGACATTGCAACTGCTGAGGCCACAATCTGGGCTGCCGAGTCTGGCCATTTAGTAATTGGTACGCTTCATACGACAAATGCTTCCGAAACCGTGACGCGGTTTATTGATATCTTTCCGCCGGAGATTCGAGATCAGATTCGAGTCCAATTCTCTATTTCACTATTAGCAATTTTTGCCCAGCGGCTTGTACCGCGGGCTACTGGCCGTGGTCGAATTGCGGTATTTGAAATTATGATCGCCACTCCAGCAGTCCGAAATTTAATTCGCGAGCGTAAAGTTGAACATCTACCATCAGCGATTCAATCGGCAATTTCTGAAGGTAGCTGTACTTTTGACATGGCGTTAGCTGAGCATTATCGAAGCGGCTTAATTACCTTTGAAACCGCCTTAGCTAATGCCTTTGATCCTCGAGCTCTGCGGGAAATGGTCGAGATGGGTATAAAAAGTCGGTTTGCCGAACGATAG